One window from the genome of Prosthecobacter sp. SYSU 5D2 encodes:
- a CDS encoding thiamine pyrophosphate-dependent enzyme yields MQSTLKEYPDVPENLLSKATLIREVEDAFLRLFTEGKIHGTVHTCVGQEFSALAFAGQLKDGDVVFSNHRGHGHFLAFTDDVEGLIAELMGKRSGVCSGIGSSQHLCAKGFFTNGIQGGIVPCAAGHAFAQQLQGYTNRVGVVYIGDGTLGEGVVYETFNLISLLNIPLLVVCEDNGVAQSTPRTRSLAGSITERAAAFGIQVWSGSTQIPSDLYAIASEAIEHVRSRQKPGFFHVITERLNSHSKGDDERSSMLVAKIRDEDYLNRQATKNPPLIKQLRLEAQNRINAAVERAENHSALRIEEYLAFSKPGHCNYTWEAMNFPSDDVRMVTYMQDAWNAVMSEFPKVVMIGEDILSPYGGAFKVTKGLSDKYPDRIISTPISEAAITGLANGLALAGMIPVVEIMFGDFITLSLDQLINHAAKFRHMYSGNATCPLILRTPMGGGRGYGPTHSQSLEKLVAGIDTVITVAPNVLQSPEKLIRSAVESDNPVVIIENKLDYGRRIVRPNLPGYDAETNDAPFPSIRLTPHGTRAELTIATYGGMVTTAIETTRLLFAEHEILADIIILTQIGPIDVQPIITSIEVTGKLVTIEEGSPTCGVGAEIIAQTLDKVPHTKTLRQGALPVPIPSPPALEAQVLPSVQELVLQIASFFHA; encoded by the coding sequence ATGCAATCCACCCTGAAAGAATATCCTGATGTGCCGGAAAACTTGCTTAGCAAAGCAACCTTGATCCGCGAGGTTGAGGATGCATTTCTTAGACTTTTCACTGAGGGTAAAATCCATGGCACAGTGCATACATGTGTGGGGCAAGAATTCAGTGCGCTTGCCTTCGCTGGTCAGCTTAAAGACGGAGATGTGGTATTTTCAAACCATCGTGGTCATGGACATTTCCTGGCTTTTACAGATGATGTGGAAGGATTGATCGCGGAATTGATGGGAAAGAGAAGTGGTGTGTGTTCAGGAATTGGTTCCAGCCAGCATCTTTGCGCCAAAGGCTTTTTTACAAATGGAATTCAAGGGGGAATTGTTCCATGCGCGGCGGGACATGCATTTGCGCAACAATTGCAAGGATACACGAACCGGGTTGGCGTGGTGTATATTGGCGATGGCACACTGGGTGAAGGAGTCGTTTACGAAACATTCAATCTCATTTCCCTGCTCAATATTCCGCTGCTGGTTGTCTGTGAAGACAATGGTGTCGCTCAAAGTACTCCACGCACACGTTCTCTGGCTGGCAGCATCACTGAAAGAGCTGCGGCTTTTGGAATTCAAGTTTGGAGCGGTTCTACACAAATTCCTTCGGATCTATACGCCATCGCATCAGAAGCCATCGAGCATGTAAGATCCCGGCAAAAGCCAGGCTTTTTTCATGTCATTACAGAGCGTTTGAATTCGCACTCAAAAGGTGACGATGAACGCTCTTCAATGCTGGTGGCAAAAATTCGTGATGAAGACTACCTTAACCGTCAGGCTACTAAAAACCCTCCTCTGATAAAGCAGCTGAGGCTAGAAGCACAAAATCGGATCAATGCAGCGGTCGAACGGGCGGAAAACCATTCGGCCCTCCGAATTGAAGAGTACCTGGCTTTTTCAAAGCCCGGACACTGTAACTATACCTGGGAAGCGATGAATTTTCCTTCGGACGATGTCCGTATGGTGACCTATATGCAGGATGCCTGGAATGCAGTCATGTCTGAATTTCCGAAGGTAGTGATGATTGGTGAAGATATTCTTTCCCCATATGGAGGTGCGTTCAAGGTCACCAAAGGGCTTTCTGACAAATATCCAGACAGGATCATCAGCACACCGATAAGTGAAGCCGCAATTACGGGTCTAGCCAATGGACTTGCATTAGCGGGAATGATTCCTGTCGTTGAAATTATGTTTGGAGACTTCATCACGCTGTCTCTAGACCAGCTCATCAACCATGCTGCCAAATTTCGGCACATGTATTCAGGAAATGCCACCTGCCCTCTGATTTTGCGCACTCCCATGGGAGGGGGACGAGGATATGGCCCTACCCATTCCCAATCATTGGAAAAACTGGTCGCTGGCATTGATACGGTCATTACAGTGGCTCCAAATGTCCTTCAGTCGCCAGAAAAACTAATACGCAGCGCGGTGGAATCAGACAATCCCGTGGTCATCATTGAAAACAAACTGGACTATGGCCGCCGAATAGTTCGTCCAAATCTCCCGGGTTATGACGCGGAAACCAATGATGCGCCGTTTCCATCCATCCGACTGACACCCCATGGAACCCGTGCAGAATTGACCATTGCAACTTATGGCGGGATGGTGACGACAGCCATCGAAACGACAAGACTGCTGTTTGCCGAGCATGAGATACTTGCAGACATCATCATTCTGACCCAAATAGGTCCTATCGATGTGCAACCGATCATCACTTCGATTGAGGTCACTGGCAAACTTGTCACCATTGAAGAAGGCTCTCCAACCTGCGGTGTAGGAGCGGAGATTATTGCTCAGACCCTTGACAAGGTGCCTCACACCAAAACTCTGCGCCAAGGAGCGCTGCCAGTTCCCATCCCGTCACCCCCAGCCCTGGAAGCGCAAGTGCTTCCCAGCGTCCAAGAACTTGTGCTTCAAATTGCCTCTTTTTTCCATGCCTGA
- a CDS encoding biotin/lipoyl-containing protein: MPDFTPVPVPQEIANDDTVRIVTLPVAEGTHIKAGDRLAEIETSKSSMEITSPVDGWVELKCKCGEDVPVGEAIARVHESQSAYLSAVKPTVKSTAPAASEAHTTVFSLAAQLETEKNGLDPAKFKYLAFVRKQDIEAAISNAQTDEQTPTGSQEIVELNPPLQQTFGDEMTFLELLRADAYRINGRDDFGELFRQWRTNPAFQYLIWFRMAQAARKSPLLKFFVYPVAVWRMVQCHYQSGIRIPLSVKAGPGLLIGHWGGIWINPNCTFGSNCSLNNDINMGEAGGSGLRGVPQLGDNVYIGPGARLAGAITLYQESSVMANTVVTSDLPPGAIALGVPHKITGHQKINRFVSNRWNSNISKME, from the coding sequence ATGCCTGATTTTACCCCAGTTCCAGTACCTCAGGAGATCGCCAATGACGACACGGTGCGCATTGTCACACTGCCCGTTGCTGAAGGAACGCACATCAAAGCCGGGGACCGCCTTGCCGAGATTGAAACCTCCAAATCAAGCATGGAAATTACATCACCCGTTGACGGATGGGTGGAACTCAAATGCAAATGTGGCGAAGATGTCCCTGTAGGAGAAGCGATAGCCCGTGTCCATGAAAGCCAAAGCGCTTACTTATCTGCGGTTAAACCTACAGTGAAGAGCACTGCTCCGGCTGCATCGGAGGCTCACACAACTGTTTTTTCATTGGCCGCTCAGCTTGAGACAGAGAAAAACGGGCTTGATCCGGCAAAGTTTAAGTACCTTGCATTTGTCAGGAAGCAAGACATAGAAGCAGCCATCTCAAATGCTCAGACTGATGAGCAGACGCCAACCGGGTCACAGGAGATCGTTGAACTGAATCCCCCTTTGCAGCAAACTTTTGGTGATGAAATGACATTCCTGGAGCTTCTGAGAGCGGATGCCTACAGAATTAATGGCCGGGATGATTTTGGAGAACTCTTCCGGCAGTGGAGAACTAATCCGGCCTTCCAATATTTAATATGGTTTAGAATGGCACAAGCAGCCAGGAAAAGTCCTCTCCTGAAATTCTTCGTCTATCCAGTCGCTGTCTGGCGCATGGTGCAATGTCATTATCAATCTGGAATACGCATTCCACTAAGCGTCAAAGCGGGACCTGGACTTTTGATTGGCCATTGGGGCGGGATCTGGATCAATCCAAACTGCACATTTGGCTCCAATTGCAGTTTAAATAATGACATAAACATGGGAGAAGCAGGAGGATCCGGACTCCGGGGAGTTCCTCAACTCGGTGACAATGTCTATATAGGACCGGGCGCTCGACTCGCCGGAGCCATAACGTTATACCAGGAATCTTCAGTGATGGCCAATACTGTAGTCACTTCAGATCTGCCCCCTGGAGCCATTGCGCTGGGAGTTCCTCATAAAATCACCGGCCATCAAAAAATTAACCGCTTTGTCTCGAACCGCTGGAATTCAAACATATCCAAAATGGAGTGA
- a CDS encoding transposase family protein, whose translation MAVDVENKEVIVRVRCDRTAWFNEQHQLHVHGWEKRCWRHLDLWQYRTIIEAEVPRLRDPATGATETAQCPGPRG comes from the coding sequence ATGGCGGTGGATGTCGAGAATAAGGAAGTCATCGTTCGGGTCAGATGCGACCGCACGGCCTGGTTCAATGAGCAGCACCAGCTGCATGTGCATGGATGGGAAAAACGTTGCTGGCGGCACCTGGACCTGTGGCAATACCGCACCATCATTGAAGCGGAAGTACCGCGTCTGCGCGACCCGGCCACCGGAGCCACAGAAACCGCGCAGTGCCCTGGGCCGAGGGGCTGA
- a CDS encoding transposase: MEELLNYLDWRISNAMSEGFNSLIQQLKAAARGFRSLASYRARILFFAANLISNPLSDHTLISEEPKK; this comes from the coding sequence TTGGAGGAACTGCTTAACTACTTGGACTGGCGCATCAGCAATGCGATGAGTGAAGGATTCAACAGCCTGATCCAGCAGCTCAAGGCTGCCGCAAGAGGCTTCCGAAGTCTTGCTAGCTACCGAGCACGCATCCTGTTTTTTGCGGCAAACTTGATCTCAAACCCACTTAGTGACCACACGCTAATCTCGGAAGAACCAAAAAAATGA
- a CDS encoding polysaccharide biosynthesis tyrosine autokinase: protein MDPTLALPGQNPSNNLHRIHETSAKVQRYKILLARRWWFLLLTASIGVCIAALNIMNQPVNYTSLAKLVAGGRMVAQGDLNWQETMQDFYGTIIETLESADLKKRALSRVQGLYPEMKDSEVEIKVNQTRGSAIFNVFAIGAEQKYTQLFLEALLEEFVNSRQAIREQGLERALITFTETVVRKSKELEERGARLEAFRKANNVVTLTNGRNESAAFLINLKIQKQALETNLNDINLALADVDNAMINRERGMQGPALGSTPSDLGADASAPKVETAQNVGLSSVERDYLETRKGIIRLENERLKLLKSFKAQHPSVVEVDEQIEFEKALLANFQEEIIKELRGQQADLERRIRGLDQQLIAQEKEALELGSKLAEHERLEEEFKATKLAHDRMFERVQEFQQLQNIQTDYVAIQEHASLALKADPEWIQPLTIGFILGLGAGVLILLIFDHLDDRMNSFSEFQALFPNESVLGQVPDQRQRGDVQLLQPNDDRHLYAEAFRNIRSSILFKNWNGKPPKTILVTSAVPNEGKTTVTSNLAITLALGGSRVLLADCDLRRGGVSELFNLPNTPGLTEVLRGSLHWRDAVQETGTRNLHLLPRGEVYDQTSEMLLSKKAEEVLHEMGAEYDYVVFDSAPVLVADDTGSFAPKLDTVLFVVRMSSTIARLSSKALDSLYERQVNVGGVILNRASTSLKEYTYYNYASYYYTPASVKKEAPPTPVS from the coding sequence ATGGACCCCACCCTGGCCCTTCCTGGCCAGAACCCGTCCAACAATCTCCACCGGATTCATGAGACTTCGGCCAAGGTTCAGCGATATAAAATTCTCCTCGCCCGCCGCTGGTGGTTCCTGTTGCTGACTGCCAGCATCGGTGTCTGCATTGCCGCGCTGAACATTATGAATCAGCCGGTGAATTATACCTCCCTGGCAAAGCTTGTTGCCGGTGGACGGATGGTTGCCCAAGGTGATCTCAACTGGCAGGAGACGATGCAGGACTTTTATGGGACCATCATTGAGACCCTGGAAAGTGCCGACCTCAAGAAACGCGCTCTCAGCCGTGTCCAGGGGCTCTATCCCGAAATGAAGGATTCTGAGGTTGAAATCAAAGTCAACCAGACTCGGGGTTCTGCCATCTTTAACGTGTTCGCCATCGGAGCCGAGCAGAAATATACCCAGCTTTTTCTTGAAGCTCTTCTGGAGGAGTTTGTTAACTCCAGGCAGGCCATCCGCGAGCAGGGGCTTGAGCGCGCCCTCATCACTTTTACCGAAACTGTGGTTCGCAAAAGCAAAGAACTCGAAGAGCGAGGGGCGCGGCTGGAAGCCTTCCGCAAGGCCAATAACGTGGTTACTCTTACCAACGGACGTAACGAATCCGCAGCCTTCCTGATCAATCTCAAAATCCAGAAACAGGCGCTGGAAACCAATCTCAATGACATCAATCTCGCGCTCGCAGATGTGGATAACGCCATGATCAACCGCGAGCGAGGCATGCAGGGGCCAGCCCTGGGCAGCACACCCTCAGATTTAGGGGCTGACGCTAGCGCCCCAAAAGTTGAGACAGCCCAGAATGTGGGGCTCAGTTCCGTTGAGCGTGACTATCTTGAGACTCGCAAAGGCATTATCCGGCTCGAGAATGAGCGCCTCAAACTTCTGAAATCCTTTAAGGCACAGCATCCTTCGGTCGTTGAAGTGGATGAGCAGATCGAGTTCGAAAAAGCTCTGCTTGCTAACTTTCAGGAGGAAATCATCAAAGAGCTTCGCGGCCAGCAAGCCGATCTTGAGCGCCGCATCCGCGGTCTCGACCAGCAGCTCATCGCCCAGGAAAAAGAAGCTCTCGAACTCGGATCCAAACTCGCTGAGCATGAACGCCTTGAGGAAGAGTTCAAGGCCACCAAGCTGGCCCATGACCGTATGTTTGAGCGCGTACAGGAATTTCAGCAGTTGCAGAATATCCAGACGGATTACGTCGCCATCCAGGAGCATGCTTCACTTGCCCTGAAAGCAGATCCGGAATGGATTCAGCCTCTCACCATCGGGTTTATTCTGGGGCTCGGAGCGGGTGTTCTCATCCTGCTCATCTTCGATCACCTGGATGACCGCATGAATTCATTCAGCGAGTTTCAGGCCCTCTTCCCCAATGAATCTGTTCTCGGCCAGGTGCCAGACCAGCGCCAGCGTGGCGACGTGCAGCTTCTCCAGCCCAACGACGATCGCCACCTCTACGCCGAAGCTTTCCGCAATATACGGTCCTCCATCCTCTTCAAAAACTGGAATGGCAAACCGCCCAAAACCATCCTCGTCACCAGTGCTGTGCCTAACGAGGGAAAAACCACCGTTACTTCCAATCTGGCCATCACTCTTGCGCTTGGCGGATCCCGCGTCCTGCTGGCAGACTGCGATCTCCGCCGTGGCGGTGTGAGCGAGCTTTTCAATCTTCCCAACACTCCTGGTCTGACCGAGGTCCTGCGTGGCAGCCTGCACTGGCGTGATGCCGTTCAGGAGACCGGCACCCGCAACCTGCACCTTCTTCCTCGTGGAGAAGTTTACGATCAGACCTCTGAGATGCTCCTGTCCAAAAAGGCCGAGGAAGTCCTTCATGAAATGGGTGCCGAATACGATTATGTCGTCTTCGACAGCGCCCCTGTGCTTGTTGCAGATGACACTGGAAGCTTTGCCCCTAAGCTGGATACCGTCCTCTTCGTCGTCCGCATGTCCTCCACCATCGCCCGTCTCAGCAGCAAAGCTCTGGATTCCCTTTATGAGCGCCAGGTTAATGTCGGCGGCGTCATCCTCAACCGCGCCTCCACCAGCCTGAAGGAGTACACATACTACAACTACGCCAGCTACTATTACACCCCCGCAAGCGTCAAGAAGGAAGCCCCCCCCACTCCAGTAAGCTGA
- a CDS encoding polysaccharide biosynthesis/export family protein, with amino-acid sequence MSAFRNCAILLFSSVAISLAQDPGYREYDERRTAAPAPVPTGDVARSAAVLNSMDVLDDTQIIESGDLISMRVVEDRGAPQQMRVGATGEVNAPHIGLVKASGRTCRQLAFEVKRRLEQNYYNSATVVVAIDLKRQDDPNARIRIDSRDIDFFTVYGQVLRQGKYELPQDEDITISQAILRAGGFAQFANPQKVKLVRKTPQGNKTILVNLDSIMRQGNLEYDVYIRNNDVLIVDEKKVNF; translated from the coding sequence ATGTCTGCCTTCCGCAATTGTGCTATCCTGTTGTTTTCCTCAGTTGCGATTTCATTAGCTCAAGACCCTGGATACCGTGAATACGATGAGCGTCGTACGGCCGCCCCAGCTCCGGTTCCGACAGGTGATGTTGCCCGCTCTGCGGCAGTCCTGAATTCCATGGACGTTCTGGATGATACCCAGATCATCGAATCTGGCGACCTGATCAGCATGCGTGTTGTTGAAGACCGGGGGGCTCCCCAGCAGATGAGAGTCGGTGCCACAGGGGAGGTTAATGCTCCCCACATAGGCCTTGTCAAAGCCTCGGGACGTACCTGCAGGCAGCTTGCGTTTGAGGTTAAACGCCGTCTTGAGCAAAATTATTATAATTCGGCGACTGTTGTGGTGGCCATTGACCTCAAACGTCAGGACGATCCGAATGCACGGATCCGTATTGACAGCCGCGATATTGATTTCTTTACGGTTTACGGCCAGGTGCTTCGCCAGGGCAAATACGAACTTCCCCAGGATGAGGACATCACCATCAGCCAGGCCATCCTGCGTGCGGGCGGTTTTGCCCAGTTTGCCAATCCTCAAAAAGTCAAGCTCGTTCGCAAAACTCCCCAGGGAAACAAGACCATTCTTGTCAATCTAGACAGCATCATGCGTCAGGGAAATCTCGAATATGATGTTTACATCCGTAACAACGATGTGCTGATCGTGGACGAGAAAAAAGTGAATTTTTGA
- a CDS encoding deoxycytidylate deaminase → MPNVKNRLTIPEYAMALAHVASLRSEDPYRKVGAVAIDFDNRVIGTAYNGLAPGYIAEPDFWSDRDDRRKYMLHAEVNLCSLFTRGNVKLVACTTKPCTSCMQMLCAYGIKEVYYRDDYPESEADAIAKRYSIQLVQITDYPQIVSPFDPPAV, encoded by the coding sequence ATGCCAAATGTAAAAAACCGTCTCACCATTCCCGAATACGCGATGGCCCTGGCCCATGTGGCGAGCCTGCGATCCGAAGATCCGTACCGGAAGGTGGGGGCAGTGGCGATTGATTTTGACAACCGGGTGATCGGCACGGCCTACAACGGACTGGCACCTGGGTACATCGCGGAACCGGACTTTTGGAGTGACCGGGATGACCGGCGCAAGTACATGCTGCATGCCGAGGTGAATCTGTGCAGCCTTTTCACCCGTGGGAATGTGAAGCTGGTGGCGTGCACGACGAAACCATGCACGAGCTGCATGCAGATGCTGTGCGCTTATGGCATCAAGGAGGTCTATTATCGAGATGACTATCCGGAATCAGAAGCGGATGCGATTGCGAAGAGATACAGCATCCAGCTCGTGCAGATCACGGATTACCCGCAGATTGTGTCGCCCTTTGATCCGCCGGCGGTCTAA
- a CDS encoding 50S ribosomal protein L11 methyltransferase, with amino-acid sequence MFVWSKLSSEKWSDAWEERFAGNPDLSLVITAVPGRTTIRVEAYAEKRSTVTAIHKMFGGSVREVKSRNWAALSSEPLPPIQVRGKLVVCSARNAADLKKAQALHPGRQIIAIPADMAFGTGHHATTATVLRMLVDAAAPHQDRPWKMADLGCGSGILAIAAAKLGASKVWGCDFDPKAVEVSQENAVRNGTPDIKFTETDILKWKAREQYDIVIANIFYDILEAGFPQICRAIRPGGTLMVSGILKSQAEPCLAVATTLGVRWDRIVTKGKWVSASGTLAF; translated from the coding sequence ATGTTTGTCTGGTCCAAGCTGTCGTCTGAAAAATGGAGCGATGCCTGGGAGGAACGCTTCGCTGGAAATCCTGACCTCAGCCTCGTCATCACTGCCGTCCCCGGCCGCACCACCATCCGCGTGGAAGCCTATGCCGAAAAACGCAGCACCGTCACCGCCATCCACAAAATGTTTGGCGGCAGCGTCCGGGAGGTCAAAAGCCGCAACTGGGCAGCCCTTTCATCTGAGCCGCTTCCCCCCATCCAGGTGCGCGGCAAGCTCGTCGTCTGCAGCGCCCGCAATGCAGCGGACCTCAAAAAAGCCCAAGCCCTGCATCCAGGCAGGCAAATCATCGCCATTCCAGCCGACATGGCCTTCGGCACCGGTCATCACGCCACCACGGCCACCGTCCTGCGCATGCTGGTGGATGCCGCCGCACCCCATCAGGACCGCCCATGGAAAATGGCCGATCTCGGCTGCGGCAGCGGCATTCTTGCCATAGCCGCCGCCAAGCTGGGCGCCTCCAAGGTCTGGGGCTGCGATTTTGATCCCAAAGCCGTCGAGGTCTCTCAGGAAAACGCCGTCCGCAACGGCACCCCCGACATCAAGTTTACCGAAACGGACATTCTCAAATGGAAAGCCCGGGAGCAGTACGACATCGTCATTGCCAATATCTTCTATGACATCCTGGAGGCAGGGTTTCCCCAAATCTGCCGTGCCATCCGTCCCGGCGGCACTCTCATGGTTTCCGGCATCCTGAAATCCCAGGCCGAGCCCTGCCTTGCCGTCGCCACCACGCTGGGCGTCCGGTGGGACCGCATCGTCACCAAAGGCAAATGGGTCTCTGCCAGCGGCACCCTGGCTTTTTGA
- a CDS encoding phospholipid carrier-dependent glycosyltransferase has protein sequence MPPRKEVTLSLLAFIILVILATGLAASYRFPSLELRPMHTDEAILGMKLGEYWNTGHFEYDPKDFHGPALHQTSILWGSLAGWDAPETWTEANLRVVAALCGLGLLLTTLLFVDALGKYGSALAMLLTAVSPMMVFYSRYFIMEMQLVLLISLTLGCFWRYSQGGTRLWLVLGGCALGFQHATKETFILNVGAAVVGWVVARSLIGDFEPRRGNSFKVGPSRTLGRAARPWLWVLIPAAVISVASFSNGFRDWGAVADSFLTYLNYLERSGGSGHEKPWHYYLTLLVWRKDTLVWTEALIVGLALVGMAFSLLGDFQKNPGRQAFLVFLSVYTLVLLAGYSVLSYKTPWSILSAQHALTLLAGAGAHALWAHVMPGKVMRWGFNLLLTAGIWHLCDQSIRLTGTHSNPQFDYSADARNPYVYSHTQKSLLKMIKEVNDYVGDKAEEMKIQVITPDSGWPMPWYWRTWKNVGYQETVPASLDADVIVADAEFYDLVKAKLPPDAYTENYPYGLRPGIILTLFLKKPEVEPPAPAPPSAQEEEARFQGPPPPPPEGTLSAPPIFSPALPALPGSTLVPIPQP, from the coding sequence ATGCCCCCCCGTAAAGAAGTCACCCTCTCGCTGCTCGCGTTCATTATCCTGGTCATCCTGGCGACCGGACTGGCTGCCTCGTACCGTTTTCCGAGTTTGGAACTGCGGCCCATGCATACGGATGAGGCGATCCTGGGGATGAAGCTGGGGGAGTATTGGAACACCGGGCATTTTGAATATGACCCGAAGGATTTTCATGGACCGGCCCTGCACCAGACGAGCATTCTGTGGGGAAGCCTGGCCGGCTGGGATGCCCCGGAGACGTGGACAGAAGCCAACCTGCGTGTAGTGGCGGCTTTGTGCGGTCTGGGTCTGCTTTTGACGACGCTGCTGTTTGTGGATGCCCTGGGGAAGTACGGGTCGGCGCTGGCGATGCTGCTGACGGCAGTCTCGCCCATGATGGTTTTCTACAGCCGGTATTTCATTATGGAGATGCAACTGGTGCTGCTGATCTCCCTGACTCTGGGTTGCTTCTGGCGTTATTCACAGGGTGGGACGCGACTTTGGTTGGTGCTTGGCGGCTGCGCCCTGGGCTTTCAACATGCGACGAAGGAAACCTTTATCCTGAATGTGGGAGCTGCCGTGGTGGGATGGGTGGTGGCGCGATCTTTGATCGGGGACTTTGAACCCCGGCGGGGGAACAGTTTCAAAGTGGGGCCTTCCCGCACGCTGGGCCGGGCCGCACGTCCGTGGCTTTGGGTGCTGATCCCGGCGGCGGTGATTTCGGTGGCATCGTTTTCCAATGGATTCCGTGACTGGGGAGCGGTGGCAGACAGCTTTCTGACGTATTTGAATTATCTGGAGCGCAGCGGGGGCAGCGGTCATGAGAAGCCTTGGCATTATTACCTGACGCTGCTGGTATGGAGGAAGGATACTCTGGTCTGGACAGAGGCGCTGATCGTGGGTCTGGCGCTGGTGGGGATGGCCTTTTCTCTGTTGGGGGATTTCCAGAAGAACCCTGGGAGGCAGGCCTTTCTGGTCTTCCTCTCCGTCTATACCCTGGTGCTGCTGGCCGGGTATTCGGTGCTGAGCTATAAGACACCCTGGTCTATCCTGAGCGCCCAGCACGCGCTGACTTTGCTGGCAGGAGCGGGCGCCCACGCCCTCTGGGCGCATGTGATGCCGGGAAAAGTGATGCGCTGGGGATTCAACCTGCTGCTGACGGCGGGCATCTGGCACCTGTGTGACCAGTCCATCCGGCTGACAGGCACGCATAGCAATCCGCAGTTCGACTACTCGGCAGATGCGCGCAATCCATACGTCTATTCGCACACACAAAAGAGCCTGCTGAAGATGATCAAGGAGGTGAACGATTATGTGGGGGACAAGGCGGAGGAAATGAAAATCCAGGTGATCACCCCGGATTCCGGCTGGCCGATGCCTTGGTACTGGCGGACTTGGAAGAATGTGGGCTATCAGGAAACGGTGCCCGCCTCGCTGGATGCGGACGTGATCGTGGCCGATGCTGAATTTTACGATTTGGTGAAGGCCAAACTACCGCCGGATGCTTACACGGAAAATTATCCCTATGGGCTGCGGCCGGGGATCATTCTGACCCTGTTTTTGAAAAAACCGGAAGTGGAGCCCCCTGCCCCGGCGCCCCCATCTGCGCAGGAAGAGGAGGCTCGTTTTCAAGGGCCGCCGCCACCTCCGCCGGAGGGGACACTGTCCGCCCCGCCCATATTCTCCCCTGCCCTGCCAGCGCTCCCTGGCAGCACGCTGGTGCCTATTCCCCAGCCATGA
- a CDS encoding FAD:protein FMN transferase → MTEYHRFSHEAMATSFEVIIAQDDVDATYASQAAVAVFSEIDRLEDELSRFRPTSEIARLNRLRAGESLAVTLAAWDCLSLAKSVHAETGGAFDITIGPLMHLWRTPDGQLLEPEEARLALARQSVGSELFELEEDGCRVRVLADHMVFDLGAVGKGYALDQAVQVLQDWSITRAFLNAGDSTLLALDGPSGEEAWPVTLAEGSQEKWLTQQALSGSGFMVQGAHLMNPRTLRPLPLQDKRSYAIAPTAALSDALSTAFMIMSAEEIAELCAKYPGVEWLEI, encoded by the coding sequence ATGACGGAATACCACCGGTTCAGCCATGAGGCGATGGCCACTTCCTTTGAGGTGATCATTGCGCAGGACGACGTGGATGCCACGTATGCCTCCCAGGCGGCGGTGGCGGTGTTTAGCGAGATTGACCGGCTGGAGGATGAGCTGAGCCGCTTCCGTCCAACGAGTGAGATCGCCCGGCTGAACCGTCTGCGGGCAGGTGAAAGCCTGGCGGTGACGCTGGCCGCCTGGGACTGCCTGAGCCTGGCGAAAAGTGTGCATGCCGAAACGGGCGGGGCTTTTGACATCACCATCGGACCGCTGATGCACCTGTGGCGGACCCCTGACGGCCAACTGCTGGAGCCTGAAGAAGCGCGGCTGGCCCTGGCGAGGCAGAGCGTGGGCAGCGAGCTTTTCGAACTGGAGGAAGACGGCTGCCGGGTGCGCGTGCTGGCGGACCACATGGTCTTTGACCTGGGGGCGGTGGGCAAGGGCTATGCGCTGGACCAGGCGGTACAGGTGCTGCAGGACTGGAGCATCACCAGGGCTTTTTTAAATGCCGGGGACAGCACGCTGCTGGCGCTGGACGGCCCCTCCGGTGAAGAAGCCTGGCCGGTAACGCTGGCGGAGGGGAGCCAGGAAAAATGGCTGACCCAGCAGGCACTGAGCGGCAGCGGATTCATGGTGCAAGGAGCGCACCTGATGAATCCGCGCACGCTGAGACCGTTGCCATTGCAGGACAAACGCAGCTACGCCATCGCCCCGACGGCGGCGCTGTCAGATGCGCTTTCTACGGCATTCATGATCATGAGCGCGGAGGAGATCGCGGAATTATGCGCCAAGTATCCGGGAGTGGAGTGGCTGGAGATTTAA